The nucleotide sequence CCCGAGCTCCTGGCGGCGCTGGAGGCCGAGGTCGCCCGGCTCAACGCGGGCGGCGCGCGCATCCACCTGCTACAGCGGGGCGCGGCCTGCGTGATCGACGGGGTGCGCTTCGTCGGCGCGACCCTGTGGAGCGACTGGTCGCTCGCCGGGCGCTGGCTCGGCCCCGAGGCGCCGGAGCGCCCCGCCGACCCGGTGGCCTTCGCCGCCGCCCGGATGACCGACCCGGTCACGGGCTCGCGCGAGTATCTGGGCTCCATCCGCAACACCGACGGCACGCCCTGGCAGCCGGCGGACGCGATGCGGGCCCACGCGGCGGAGCGGGCCGACCTGCTGGCCGGGCTGGCGCGGCCGCACGCGGGTCCCACGGTCGCGATCACCCACCACCCGGCGAGCCCGCGCGCGGCGGACGCCTACCGGGACGCGCCCGGCGTGCCCTGGTGGGTTCCGGCCTTCTACGCCACCACCGTGCTCGACGACCTGCCCGACGCGACGCGCCCGGACCTCTGGATCTCGGGCCATTTCCACGCCGGGCACGACATGCGGCTCGGCCGCTGCCGCTGGGTGGCGAACCCGGTCGAGGGCCGGACCTTCCGGCCCGACCTCGTGCTGGAGGTCGGGTGAGGGAAGAAGCGGGGCTGCGGGCGCGTGACGCGGGGCGCCCGCTCGCCCGGGCCGGCCGCAGCGCTAGCTCTCCGCGGGTAAGAGCCGCCCAAGAGCAGCCCAACCAAGAGCAGCCGCGGCCGGGAGGAAGGCCCCATGAACAGCTTCATCGCCGTGGTCCTGGTCTGCGCCAACGGGCTGGCACAGGCGGAGTGCACGGACGACCGGGCCATCGAGGTGCGCAAGGTGAAGGTCGCCAACGAACTCGGCTGCACCAACGGCTGGCAGGAGATCATCGCCCGCACGGACCTGCGCGAGGAGATCGGCCGTACCGCCTACCTCAAGACCGAGTGCCGCCGGGTGAAGGCGGGCGGGTAGGGCCGGCCCGGGCGGGGCCGGGCAGGGCGCATCCGGCCCGATCCGGCGCGCGCCCCCGGCCGAGCAGGCTCAGCCAAGCCTCGGGCAGGCCCTCGGCCAGAACCGGCGCGTAGAGTTCCTCCAGGGCGTGGCCGATCCCGTCCAGGCGCGGATCGCTGGCGGCGCCCGGCCGCCTCACGCGCAGGGTGGCGCAGTGGCGCATGCTCGCTCCTCTCCGGAGCGACGCCTTTCCCGCCGGCTCCAGCCTCGGACCGGAACCGCCGAGCGTGTCCTGCCGATGACCCGCACGAGGCTCCGTCTTGTGACAGATTGCCTCAAGAAATGGGCTCGGCGGCCGATGGT is from Methylobacterium radiodurans and encodes:
- a CDS encoding metallophosphoesterase, producing the protein MRLFPISDLHLERRRPELIPAPAGPFDVLACAGDLYEGHPEQGLAALLDLARGAPIVLVPGNHERYAPTGDPRTAPELLAALEAEVARLNAGGARIHLLQRGAACVIDGVRFVGATLWSDWSLAGRWLGPEAPERPADPVAFAAARMTDPVTGSREYLGSIRNTDGTPWQPADAMRAHAAERADLLAGLARPHAGPTVAITHHPASPRAADAYRDAPGVPWWVPAFYATTVLDDLPDATRPDLWISGHFHAGHDMRLGRCRWVANPVEGRTFRPDLVLEVG